In the genome of Victivallis lenta, one region contains:
- a CDS encoding tetratricopeptide repeat protein, whose protein sequence is MKKAKFLLPAAVTALSALCLAVIVWLAVAGRRDAAEFAEAAGAFEQGDYRSALPRLAAVVGKDPSNAAAYRMLGAIFESERNYSSALFCYRQAKGLDPQDPALKTKYAEMLSAVGDARTLLNSFKQDFDRKKLSGDDLFYYLEALIADGKSEAAEAVLKTGQPNEAARIAYQRGFLALKRNDPAAALHSFAKIPDGALPVPARLRLLGMTGAVQFAAGNEAEAEKAFRLLAAEVPETGDYLLAQFYRRTGREREYRVQLEETVQANPLLTAARVELAEQYAGEKNTAGLKQLLRQPNNRAEAEAFSYIEAMRALLEGRFADAEKSLSAAAAFAGRPLYQAIRMQCRIARQDVGMLPESVNALLRLTPTPEARSQVVSELFPLLLELARRDAGTEAAECAELILSVSDQPSPARTTALEVRLQTAAAAGDPAGILRSAAALLKENPDHPAANLAMGDAQLAMRKPDAALDCFNRLPADSPTAQFGKARAFAMQQKPDEADRMYAAAWRQAPGNPVLFESYAAFLIDRKRGGEIAALAVALPATPGARHLAAFQQARAAEAGNSPDEARKHYLDALAALEKLPPSPAVDYRRAYLSALAGRDTEAEALYGRLLEDNPQSLPVLLNLSEVKAALGKKQEALSLARSAARLAPDSEAARQCLKRRGQENRP, encoded by the coding sequence ATGAAAAAAGCAAAGTTTCTCCTGCCGGCCGCCGTCACCGCACTCTCCGCACTCTGCCTCGCCGTCATCGTCTGGCTCGCCGTCGCCGGCAGGCGGGACGCGGCAGAATTCGCCGAAGCTGCCGGCGCATTCGAACAGGGAGACTACCGGAGCGCGCTGCCCCGGCTCGCCGCGGTCGTCGGAAAAGACCCGTCCAACGCGGCGGCCTATCGCATGCTGGGCGCCATTTTCGAATCGGAGCGCAACTACTCCTCGGCGCTCTTCTGCTACCGCCAGGCGAAGGGGCTCGACCCGCAGGACCCGGCGCTGAAGACAAAGTACGCCGAAATGCTGAGCGCCGTCGGCGACGCCCGGACGCTGCTGAACAGCTTCAAGCAGGATTTCGACCGGAAAAAGCTGTCGGGCGACGACCTGTTCTATTATCTGGAAGCGCTGATCGCCGACGGAAAATCCGAAGCGGCCGAAGCCGTCCTGAAAACCGGACAACCGAACGAGGCCGCACGCATCGCCTACCAGCGCGGATTTCTGGCGCTGAAACGAAACGATCCGGCAGCCGCTCTTCATTCATTTGCAAAGATTCCGGACGGCGCGCTGCCGGTTCCGGCGCGCCTCCGGCTGCTCGGCATGACCGGAGCGGTTCAGTTTGCTGCCGGAAACGAAGCCGAGGCCGAAAAAGCGTTCCGCCTGCTCGCCGCCGAAGTGCCGGAAACCGGCGATTACCTGCTCGCGCAGTTCTACCGCCGGACCGGCAGAGAACGCGAATACCGGGTTCAGCTTGAGGAGACCGTTCAGGCGAACCCGCTCCTCACCGCCGCCCGCGTCGAACTTGCCGAGCAGTATGCCGGAGAAAAAAACACCGCCGGGCTGAAACAGCTGCTCCGCCAGCCGAACAACCGCGCGGAAGCCGAAGCGTTCAGCTACATCGAAGCCATGCGCGCCCTGCTCGAAGGCCGGTTCGCCGATGCGGAAAAATCCCTGTCGGCGGCGGCGGCCTTCGCCGGCCGCCCGCTCTATCAGGCGATCCGCATGCAGTGCCGGATCGCCCGGCAGGATGTCGGCATGCTGCCGGAGAGCGTCAATGCGCTGCTCAGGCTCACACCGACGCCGGAGGCGCGCAGCCAGGTCGTCAGCGAACTTTTTCCGCTCCTGCTGGAGCTGGCGCGCCGCGACGCCGGAACCGAAGCGGCTGAATGCGCGGAGCTGATTCTGTCCGTCTCCGACCAGCCCTCGCCGGCGCGGACGACAGCGCTCGAAGTCCGGCTTCAGACCGCGGCGGCGGCCGGCGATCCCGCCGGAATACTCCGCAGCGCGGCCGCGCTCCTGAAGGAGAATCCCGATCACCCGGCGGCCAATCTGGCCATGGGCGATGCGCAGCTGGCCATGCGGAAGCCGGACGCGGCGCTCGACTGCTTCAACCGGCTTCCGGCCGACAGCCCGACCGCGCAGTTCGGCAAAGCGCGCGCCTTCGCCATGCAGCAAAAGCCGGATGAGGCCGACAGGATGTACGCGGCTGCCTGGCGGCAGGCGCCCGGCAACCCCGTGCTGTTCGAGAGCTACGCCGCCTTCCTGATCGACCGGAAACGCGGCGGCGAAATCGCGGCTCTCGCCGTCGCGCTGCCCGCCACGCCCGGGGCCCGCCATCTCGCCGCGTTCCAGCAGGCCAGGGCCGCCGAAGCGGGGAACAGCCCGGACGAAGCCCGGAAACACTATCTCGACGCGCTGGCCGCCCTCGAAAAACTGCCGCCTTCCCCGGCCGTCGACTACCGGCGCGCCTATCTCTCCGCTCTGGCCGGGCGGGATACCGAGGCGGAAGCTCTGTACGGACGGCTTCTCGAAGACAATCCGCAGTCGCTGCCGGTGCTGCTGAACCTCTCCGAAGTCAAAGCCGCGCTCGGGAAAAAGCAGGAGGCGCTGTCGCTCGCCCGGAGCGCCGCGCGCCTCGCGCCGGACTCCGAAGCCGCCAGACAGTGCCTGAAAAGACGCGGGCAGGAGAACCGCCCCTGA
- a CDS encoding exosortase/archaeosortase family protein produces the protein MLRSVVQPFLLFFNQEVVMESFPLVRERFYPAWVMALAAAAVFGRLLLDGGTAGAFVLWLLGVLMGFSALREAVPRPFRYDSAAAWSLLALGVAAAFYSPAVPAVWALWLGVCALCAYSGGIYMLLRLALPSFLLVVVAPSAGFLYLLLSFPLSRLCTVLTVGMLRISGVDCGFEQAIIFIGGNRVAVTSACSGIELLEAMLLLGWLIVHFEHRTLPVRFAHFLTLLPIVVLSNTLRLVLVILLSLAIGNRAFEEPLHTIFGYGVVICSALLMVGVGRYFRRWERK, from the coding sequence ATGCTCCGATCCGTCGTGCAGCCGTTTCTCCTTTTCTTCAATCAAGAGGTCGTGATGGAGTCGTTTCCGCTGGTGAGAGAGCGTTTTTATCCGGCCTGGGTCATGGCGCTGGCCGCGGCTGCCGTGTTCGGCAGGCTGCTGCTCGACGGCGGGACGGCCGGGGCGTTCGTCCTCTGGCTGCTCGGCGTGCTGATGGGCTTTTCCGCCCTCCGCGAAGCGGTTCCGCGCCCGTTCCGGTACGATTCGGCTGCGGCGTGGAGTTTGCTGGCGCTCGGCGTCGCGGCGGCGTTTTATTCCCCGGCCGTGCCGGCTGTCTGGGCGTTGTGGCTGGGCGTCTGTGCATTGTGTGCCTATTCGGGCGGAATTTACATGCTGCTGCGCCTGGCTCTGCCGTCGTTTCTGCTGGTCGTCGTCGCTCCCTCCGCCGGATTTCTCTATCTGCTGCTGAGCTTTCCGCTGAGCCGCCTTTGCACGGTTCTGACGGTTGGGATGCTGCGGATTTCCGGCGTCGATTGCGGCTTCGAACAGGCGATCATCTTCATCGGCGGGAACCGGGTTGCGGTCACGTCGGCCTGCAGCGGCATCGAATTGCTGGAGGCCATGCTGCTGCTCGGCTGGCTGATCGTGCATTTCGAGCACCGGACGCTGCCGGTCCGCTTTGCGCACTTCCTGACGCTGCTGCCGATTGTCGTGCTGTCGAACACGTTGCGGCTGGTCCTGGTGATTTTGCTCTCGCTCGCCATCGGGAACCGGGCCTTCGAGGAACCGCTTCATACGATTTTCGGATACGGCGTCGTGATCTGTTCGGCGCTGCTCATGGTCGGCGTCGGCAGGTATTTCCGGCGATGGGAGCGAAAATGA
- a CDS encoding amidohydrolase family protein produces the protein MPIDAHVHLPYPRDFGRHCSEALFRDVSEAVKLARGAGVTGMVFNTWLGVFCDTAEEVDAANRDALELYDTMPEYLYPGAVIHPRAVETSLAWLDRFRERGLVWVGELVPYRCGIDFDRPEWTPLFERCRDNGQIVQLHNSAGVVALAERMSELNIVCAHITAEWLAPLAALPNVRLDLSGANGGLRLGSMESALAAFGPERLLWATDYTAFDPACFVIRLERAVPDPVMRRKIGSGNLLRLLASAGSVPAFGGGR, from the coding sequence ATGCCGATCGACGCGCATGTGCACCTGCCGTATCCGCGCGATTTCGGCAGGCATTGTTCGGAGGCGCTCTTCCGCGATGTTTCCGAAGCAGTCAAGCTTGCGCGGGGCGCGGGCGTGACCGGAATGGTTTTCAACACCTGGCTCGGCGTCTTCTGCGACACGGCGGAGGAGGTCGACGCCGCGAACCGCGACGCGCTTGAACTTTACGACACGATGCCGGAGTATCTCTACCCCGGCGCCGTCATCCATCCGCGCGCGGTCGAAACGTCGCTCGCGTGGCTGGACCGCTTCCGGGAACGCGGCCTCGTGTGGGTCGGCGAACTTGTGCCGTACCGCTGCGGGATCGACTTCGACCGTCCGGAGTGGACGCCCCTTTTCGAACGCTGCCGCGACAACGGGCAGATTGTGCAGCTGCACAACTCCGCCGGTGTCGTTGCGCTTGCGGAACGGATGTCGGAGCTGAACATCGTCTGTGCGCACATCACGGCCGAATGGCTCGCGCCGCTTGCCGCGCTTCCGAACGTCCGGCTTGATCTGAGCGGAGCGAACGGCGGCCTGCGGCTCGGTTCGATGGAGTCCGCGCTTGCGGCATTCGGGCCGGAGCGGCTGCTCTGGGCGACCGATTACACGGCGTTCGACCCGGCCTGCTTCGTGATCCGGCTGGAACGCGCGGTTCCGGACCCCGTCATGCGCCGGAAGATCGGCTCCGGAAATTTGCTGCGGCTTCTCGCCTCCGCCGGGAGCGTTCCCGCATTCGGGGGCGGGCGGTGA
- a CDS encoding Gfo/Idh/MocA family protein, translating to MNRSWKIGILHDTARPGRGGHGTHLAFRGLPGVETVALVDSNCGGIEKKLAETGAKRHYAALDEMLECEKPDVVVCGSRVPEGRLDELEPVIRRGCHILCEKPLAATLEEADRLIALADEYGVKIAVAHLARHAQVFRTMKAMIEAGEIGRPLAFYGRGKEDERGGGEDFVVLGTHILDIGCFLFGAPEYVFADFTFGGRPLRSTDRCATSEPLGPVAGDELMAYYRFPNGVRGFFESRKNLASCGLRMGVTVAGTEGMLAVRYDDKRELRLCRSSLPPEDDTRFETVGLPPEPEIPGAEPLDPAKIGFMPYFAVNNRRAAWDLLRAVEENREPAASARDAQMVLEMIQGAYASQLAGGRAMAIPLTQRKHPLEA from the coding sequence ATGAACCGCTCCTGGAAAATCGGCATCCTGCACGATACGGCCCGTCCCGGCCGCGGCGGCCACGGGACGCACCTCGCGTTCAGGGGGCTCCCCGGCGTCGAGACGGTCGCCCTGGTCGATTCGAATTGCGGCGGCATCGAAAAGAAGCTCGCCGAAACCGGTGCGAAGCGCCACTATGCGGCGCTTGATGAAATGCTCGAATGCGAAAAGCCCGATGTCGTCGTCTGCGGTTCGCGCGTGCCGGAAGGACGGCTCGACGAACTTGAGCCCGTCATCCGGCGCGGCTGTCATATCCTCTGCGAGAAGCCGCTCGCGGCCACGCTGGAGGAGGCGGACCGGCTCATCGCGCTTGCGGACGAATACGGCGTGAAAATCGCGGTCGCCCACCTGGCGCGTCACGCGCAGGTGTTCCGCACCATGAAGGCGATGATCGAAGCCGGTGAAATCGGCCGGCCGCTGGCCTTCTACGGGCGCGGCAAGGAGGATGAACGCGGCGGCGGAGAGGACTTCGTCGTACTCGGCACGCATATTCTCGATATCGGCTGCTTTCTCTTCGGCGCGCCGGAGTATGTATTCGCGGACTTCACCTTCGGGGGACGCCCGCTGCGTTCCACGGACCGCTGTGCGACTTCGGAGCCGCTCGGTCCCGTCGCGGGAGACGAGCTCATGGCTTACTACCGTTTCCCGAACGGTGTGCGCGGATTTTTCGAAAGCCGGAAAAATCTCGCTTCCTGCGGGCTGCGCATGGGAGTGACCGTCGCCGGAACGGAGGGAATGCTGGCGGTCCGTTACGACGATAAACGCGAACTGCGGCTCTGCCGTTCGAGCCTGCCGCCGGAGGACGATACGCGGTTCGAGACGGTCGGGCTGCCGCCGGAACCGGAGATTCCCGGAGCGGAGCCGCTCGATCCGGCGAAGATCGGGTTCATGCCGTACTTTGCGGTGAACAACCGCCGCGCGGCGTGGGATCTCCTGCGGGCGGTGGAGGAGAACCGCGAGCCCGCCGCTTCGGCGCGCGACGCTCAGATGGTGCTCGAAATGATCCAGGGCGCGTACGCGTCGCAGCTCGCCGGAGGCCGCGCGATGGCGATTCCGCTCACGCAACGAAAACATCCGCTGGAGGCATGA
- a CDS encoding NAD(P)H-quinone oxidoreductase: MYAMKVDENRAMRWTVVPDPAPEPDEILLEIHAAALNRADLLQRAGKYPPPPGWPEWMGLEVAGTVLAAPRGSRWKAGDRVCALLGGGGYAEKAAVPEELVLPVPEGLSMAEAASLPEAFATSYLNLVIEAGLKAGETVLIQAGASGLGIAAIQLAKAFGAKVVTTVGSEEKARVVRSLGADVVVNRRTDDLGGILDENPVDAVLDCVGGAALGRHIEKLAPGGRWVLIATLGGEFAEISLRPILKRGLRLIGSTLRSRPPEMKARILRELGERLWPKFASKELRPVIHAVMPVRRAEEAHAILERNENIGKVVLEIR, from the coding sequence ATGTATGCAATGAAAGTCGATGAAAACAGGGCCATGCGCTGGACGGTAGTTCCAGACCCGGCTCCGGAGCCCGATGAAATCCTGCTCGAAATCCACGCCGCCGCTCTGAACCGCGCCGACCTGCTCCAGAGGGCCGGAAAATATCCGCCGCCGCCGGGATGGCCGGAGTGGATGGGGCTTGAGGTTGCGGGAACCGTCCTGGCCGCTCCCCGCGGCAGCCGGTGGAAAGCCGGAGACCGGGTTTGCGCGCTTCTCGGCGGAGGCGGATACGCGGAAAAGGCCGCCGTGCCGGAGGAGCTGGTCCTGCCTGTTCCCGAAGGGCTGTCGATGGCGGAGGCTGCCTCGCTGCCGGAGGCGTTCGCCACCTCTTACCTGAATCTTGTGATTGAAGCCGGGCTCAAGGCCGGGGAGACCGTCTTGATCCAGGCGGGCGCGAGCGGTCTCGGCATCGCGGCGATCCAGCTTGCGAAGGCGTTCGGCGCCAAGGTGGTGACCACGGTCGGTTCGGAGGAAAAAGCCCGGGTGGTCCGTTCGCTCGGGGCGGATGTCGTCGTCAACCGCAGAACGGACGACCTCGGCGGAATTCTTGACGAAAATCCGGTCGATGCGGTGCTGGACTGCGTCGGCGGTGCCGCTCTCGGCAGACATATCGAAAAGCTTGCTCCCGGCGGCCGCTGGGTTCTGATTGCGACGCTCGGCGGCGAATTTGCGGAAATCAGTTTGCGCCCGATCCTGAAGCGCGGACTTCGGCTGATCGGCAGTACGCTGCGCAGCCGCCCGCCGGAGATGAAGGCGCGGATATTGCGCGAGCTGGGCGAGCGGCTCTGGCCGAAATTCGCATCGAAGGAGCTCCGCCCCGTGATTCACGCCGTGATGCCGGTCCGGCGTGCCGAAGAGGCGCACGCGATCCTCGAGCGGAACGAAAATATCGGCAAGGTTGTGCTGGAGATCCGTTGA
- a CDS encoding MFS transporter, which produces MFLRCRLRLILFGSALYFFANIQRVAIPGAIFDRLQEELHLSAPGVTALGSSFMYVYALNQLVIGLFVNRYGGRRVMLPGALLFCLGSLLFPLSDGAWLYFSRALTGFGASSIYLSLIDETIRSFRKNRTVAVSLVIMTGYAGGVAANAPFVAGVRAIGWRLMLEAVAAATVLFYLLFAAASFARKPPPVRRGVPLDFSGFSGVLGNGHNRALFAFSGVNFGLYYCIQTVIGKKFLEDFCGFSSPDAAWVLSLMGAISAVSGVLFAVLSRLAGNRRRIFCRAAGTVCIAVFGSIALLVFSGIRSGWIAVLFCLLAFTGSMSSIAIPLLYETNPRDHAGPAVCFMNFCFYLAVALFGNAVGLLLNVCRPEAAAGALVYPRGSYLAVFALLFLCSIAVFACSLKMRETMGRQMS; this is translated from the coding sequence ATGTTTCTCCGCTGCCGGCTCCGGCTCATCCTGTTCGGAAGCGCGCTCTACTTTTTCGCGAACATCCAGCGCGTTGCGATTCCGGGGGCGATCTTCGACCGGCTGCAGGAGGAGCTGCATCTCTCGGCCCCCGGCGTCACGGCGCTGGGGTCGAGTTTCATGTACGTTTACGCGCTGAACCAGCTTGTGATCGGGCTCTTCGTGAACCGGTACGGCGGCAGGCGGGTCATGCTGCCGGGGGCGCTGCTGTTCTGCCTCGGGTCGCTGCTTTTCCCGTTGTCGGACGGAGCGTGGCTTTATTTCAGCCGCGCGCTGACCGGCTTCGGGGCGAGTTCGATCTATTTGTCGCTCATCGACGAGACGATCAGGAGCTTCCGGAAGAACCGCACGGTCGCGGTTTCGCTGGTCATCATGACCGGCTATGCGGGCGGAGTCGCGGCGAATGCGCCGTTCGTCGCCGGCGTCCGGGCGATCGGCTGGCGGCTGATGCTGGAGGCCGTCGCCGCCGCGACGGTTCTCTTCTATCTGCTGTTCGCGGCCGCCTCGTTCGCCCGGAAGCCGCCTCCGGTGCGGCGCGGCGTCCCGCTCGATTTCTCCGGCTTTTCCGGCGTGCTGGGGAACGGCCACAATCGGGCGCTTTTCGCCTTCAGCGGCGTGAATTTCGGACTTTACTACTGCATCCAGACGGTGATCGGCAAGAAGTTCCTCGAGGACTTCTGCGGATTTTCATCGCCGGATGCGGCATGGGTCCTGTCGCTGATGGGGGCGATTTCGGCGGTTTCCGGCGTTCTCTTTGCGGTGCTGAGCCGCCTGGCGGGAAACCGGCGGCGCATTTTCTGCCGTGCCGCCGGAACGGTCTGCATTGCGGTTTTCGGTTCGATTGCGCTTCTCGTCTTTTCCGGAATCCGCAGCGGCTGGATCGCAGTGCTGTTCTGCCTGCTCGCCTTTACGGGGAGCATGTCGTCGATCGCAATTCCGCTGCTGTACGAAACGAATCCGCGCGACCATGCCGGTCCGGCGGTCTGCTTCATGAATTTCTGCTTCTATCTCGCGGTCGCGCTCTTCGGGAACGCGGTCGGGCTGCTGCTGAATGTCTGCAGGCCGGAGGCTGCCGCCGGAGCGCTCGTCTATCCGCGCGGCTCCTATCTTGCGGTGTTCGCGCTGCTGTTTCTCTGCTCGATCGCGGTTTTCGCCTGTTCGCTGAAGATGCGCGAGACGATGGGCAGGCAGATGTCGTGA
- a CDS encoding Gfo/Idh/MocA family protein: MDKRDGMNYAPVGRPDPVVKPGEFTFAAIGLDHGHIYGMTNGLLEAGATLKWVYDPDPAKVAAYCKCYPQAAAAACEAQIFDDPEVRLIAGACVPGDRAALGIRAMRAGKDYFTDKAPLISLEQLDAARAAVRETGRKYMVCFSERLQSESAVYAGELIRQGAIGRVIQVLGMGPHRLNAPSRPAWFFERARYGGILCDIGSHQIEQFLFYTGATDATVAASKIANYNHPEYPELDDFGDATLIGNNGATGYFRVDWFTPDGLRSWGDGRTFILGTDGYIELRKNLDVGRGGDGDHVFWVDGKGEHTFDARGKTGFPFFGQLVLDCLNRTENAMTQEHAFKASELCVRAQLQAVKVE, translated from the coding sequence ATGGACAAGCGGGACGGTATGAATTACGCGCCGGTCGGCAGGCCCGATCCGGTCGTGAAGCCGGGTGAATTCACTTTTGCGGCGATCGGCCTCGACCACGGCCATATTTACGGCATGACCAACGGACTGCTGGAGGCGGGAGCGACGCTGAAATGGGTTTATGATCCCGACCCGGCGAAGGTTGCGGCTTACTGTAAATGTTATCCGCAGGCCGCCGCGGCCGCCTGCGAGGCGCAGATTTTCGATGATCCCGAAGTCCGGCTGATTGCCGGCGCCTGCGTGCCGGGCGACCGGGCCGCGCTTGGAATCCGCGCCATGCGGGCCGGGAAGGACTATTTTACCGACAAGGCGCCGCTGATTTCGCTTGAACAGCTCGATGCCGCCAGGGCGGCGGTCCGGGAGACCGGGCGCAAGTATATGGTCTGCTTCAGCGAGCGGCTCCAGTCCGAAAGCGCCGTCTATGCCGGGGAGCTGATCCGGCAGGGAGCGATCGGCCGGGTGATCCAGGTGCTCGGCATGGGACCGCACCGGCTGAACGCCCCGTCGCGCCCGGCCTGGTTTTTCGAGCGGGCCCGCTACGGCGGCATCCTCTGCGACATCGGCAGCCACCAGATCGAGCAGTTCCTCTTTTACACCGGCGCGACCGATGCGACGGTCGCCGCGAGCAAGATTGCGAATTACAACCACCCCGAGTATCCCGAGCTCGACGATTTCGGCGATGCGACGCTGATCGGCAACAACGGCGCGACCGGCTATTTCCGGGTCGACTGGTTCACGCCGGACGGGCTGCGTTCATGGGGGGACGGCCGGACCTTCATCCTCGGCACCGATGGGTATATCGAGCTGCGCAAGAATCTCGATGTCGGCCGCGGGGGGGACGGGGACCATGTCTTCTGGGTCGACGGGAAGGGGGAACATACATTTGACGCCCGCGGCAAGACCGGTTTCCCGTTTTTCGGACAACTGGTGCTCGACTGCCTGAACCGGACCGAAAATGCGATGACGCAGGAGCATGCCTTCAAGGCGTCCGAGCTCTGCGTCAGGGCCCAGCTTCAGGCGGTCAAGGTCGAGTAG
- the cls gene encoding cardiolipin synthase, protein MDYGEGHYNWLVYGGFLLLHIGISLHILLTKREQPNEALFWLLLVALFPVGGIVCYLLFGIVRLEHAQKKVLELQTRMKKDPGKYFGPELAALQDALKKFAPPAEVADNPHNRTLDRLFPDYPALDGNSLEMLRDGVTAYPRMLEDIAGARHCIRMQSYILMSDEVGRAFMSALEERARAGVDVKVIFDSLGSLKSYFSHYFRRLLLRKQANFKIRSFSPFHLVTPWHFQLRNHRKLLLIDGRIAYSGGINISDGNEHLTRVPASRHIHDLHARIEGPAVAEFAKSFFIDWSYTTRRKWIDGVGPWDFPLPERRGPAVVRVLSSGPGGNYEGTRRLFFAAAMAAKKSLWIMTPYFVPGAEYIDLLCLTAARGVDVRIIVPADNDHFFVSWAAQNYYSTLLEAGVKIYNKQGLFSHIKALLVDEGSWGFMGSSNCDSRSFRLNFELDFCYEAGPFVEKMHRQFLDELAHSTPVTLEEVRRKSFARQLGENIFALFTPIL, encoded by the coding sequence ATGGATTACGGCGAAGGACATTACAACTGGCTGGTTTACGGCGGTTTTCTGCTGCTGCACATCGGTATTTCCCTGCATATTCTGCTGACCAAGCGCGAGCAGCCGAACGAAGCGCTTTTCTGGCTGCTGCTCGTCGCGCTGTTTCCGGTCGGCGGCATTGTGTGCTATCTGCTGTTCGGCATTGTGCGTCTCGAGCACGCCCAAAAGAAAGTGCTCGAACTCCAGACCCGCATGAAGAAGGACCCCGGAAAATATTTCGGGCCCGAACTCGCCGCGCTGCAGGACGCGCTGAAGAAATTCGCGCCTCCGGCGGAGGTCGCGGACAACCCGCACAACCGCACGCTTGACCGGCTGTTCCCGGACTATCCGGCCCTCGACGGCAACAGCCTTGAAATGCTGCGCGACGGCGTCACCGCCTATCCGCGTATGCTTGAGGATATCGCCGGTGCGCGGCACTGCATCCGCATGCAGTCCTATATCCTGATGAGCGACGAAGTCGGCCGCGCTTTTATGAGCGCGCTGGAGGAGCGCGCCCGCGCCGGCGTCGATGTGAAGGTGATCTTCGACAGCCTCGGCAGCCTGAAATCCTACTTTTCGCACTATTTCCGCCGTCTGCTGCTCCGGAAGCAGGCGAACTTCAAAATTCGCTCCTTTTCCCCGTTCCACCTCGTGACGCCGTGGCATTTTCAGCTGCGGAACCACCGCAAGCTGCTCCTGATCGACGGCAGGATCGCCTATTCCGGCGGAATCAACATCTCCGACGGCAACGAGCACCTGACCCGGGTTCCGGCCAGCCGCCACATTCACGATCTGCATGCGCGCATCGAGGGGCCCGCAGTGGCGGAATTCGCCAAATCGTTTTTCATCGACTGGTCGTACACGACCCGGCGCAAATGGATCGACGGGGTCGGCCCGTGGGATTTTCCGCTGCCGGAGCGGCGCGGCCCCGCCGTCGTCCGCGTCCTGTCGAGCGGGCCGGGCGGCAATTACGAGGGGACCCGGCGGCTCTTTTTCGCCGCTGCGATGGCGGCGAAAAAATCGCTCTGGATCATGACGCCGTATTTCGTGCCGGGGGCGGAGTATATCGACCTGCTCTGCCTGACGGCCGCGCGCGGCGTCGACGTCAGGATCATCGTTCCGGCCGACAACGACCACTTCTTCGTCTCGTGGGCGGCGCAGAACTATTACTCGACCCTGCTCGAAGCCGGGGTGAAGATCTACAACAAGCAGGGGCTTTTCTCCCACATCAAGGCGCTTCTGGTGGATGAGGGCAGCTGGGGCTTCATGGGGTCGAGCAACTGCGACAGCCGGAGCTTCCGGCTCAACTTCGAGCTGGATTTCTGTTACGAGGCCGGTCCGTTCGTCGAGAAGATGCACCGGCAGTTTCTGGATGAACTCGCCCATTCGACCCCGGTCACGCTCGAGGAGGTGCGCCGGAAATCGTTTGCCCGGCAGCTCGGCGAAAACATTTTCGCCCTGTTCACGCCGATTCTGTGA